In the Numida meleagris isolate 19003 breed g44 Domestic line chromosome 5, NumMel1.0, whole genome shotgun sequence genome, one interval contains:
- the TMEM26 gene encoding transmembrane protein 26 isoform X2, producing MVSPTPSAFEFISASAEQSYSFPGVYQHISPVCRRGIPPFCTRGYCSNEPEAVQLNVTNQDINQSPDSSHGSERIDHHIIRTAKVFVNQLSTICETVWTLALHQTFLLLLVVGRWLLPIGVEITRDQLSQLLLMFVGTAADILEFASETLDIEDVRKNYVLINAILAVWTWSMLQFPLDLAVQHIGCKPTASSRQIPSLLLCRYSAELWNIGVSLFIQDGPFFIVRSILMGHFRIFNQMLVFFTAKNILVVILQLYRLAVITLDFRATILQKSRKGEVGCCPCEPYEATTHATAEQDAEMKECVAFPLREESQAPLEDQKAQ from the exons ATGGTGTCACCCACTCCGTCAGCCTTTGAATTTATATCTGCTTCTGCAGAACAATCCTACAGCTTCCCAGGGGTCTACCAACACATCTCTCctgtctgcagaagaggaattCCTCCCTTCTGCACAAGAGGG TATTGTAGTAATGAGCCTGAAGCTGTTCAGTTGAACGTCACCAACCAAGACATCAATCAGTCTCCAGACAGCAGTCACGGAAGCGAGAGAATAGATCACCACATCATTCGGACG GCTAAAGTCTTCGTGAATCAGCTCTCCACAATCTGTGAGACTGTATGGACCCTGGCCCTCCACCAGACTTTTCTACTCCTTCTAGTGGTTGGGAGATGGCTTCTTCCCATTGGGGTTGAAATCACCCGGGACCAGTTGTCCCAGCTGCTTCTCATGTTTGTAGGAACAGCAGCAGATATACTTGAATTTGCTAGTGAAACCCTGGACATTGAGGATGTGCG GAAGAATTATGTTCTCATAAATGCAATTCTTGCTGTATGGACCTGGAGTATGTTACAGTTTCCACTTGATCTTGCAG tacAGCATATTGGCTGCAAACCAACTGCATCAAGCAGACAGATTCCtagcctgctgctgtgcaggtaCAGTGCAGAGCTGTGGAACATTGGGGTCAGCTTGTTCATACAGGATGGACCCTTCTTCATTGTGCGTTCAATCCTGATGGGGCACTTTCGAATATTCAACCAGATGCTGGTGTTTTTTACAGCTAAGAACATCTTAGTTGTGATCTTACAACTGTATCGTTTGGCAGTGATAACATTAGACTTTCGTGCTACTattctgcagaagagcaggaaaggagaagTTGGCTGTTGCCCTTGTGAGCCTTATGAAGCCACTACTCATGCTACTGCTGAGCAGGATGCCGAAATGAAAGAGTGTGTTGCTTTTCCACTGAGAGAGGAATCCCAAGCTCCATTGGAAGACCAGAAAGCACAGTGA